A part of Melittangium boletus DSM 14713 genomic DNA contains:
- a CDS encoding 16S rRNA (uracil(1498)-N(3))-methyltransferase produces MVRLLVPLPESAPTEVTLSGDRRHYLLHVLRLGEGDALEVFDGAGRAFDARVVAVEEDAVRLTLGEARRAPASRELHILQGLPKGDKLEWVLQKGTELGAAAFHPVATARSVVKLDPKRAEDRTARWMKIVEEAARQCRRNDVPHVHPPRPLAEATRVLAPGTALLVLDEEESATPLGEAFRACAPGVPVALVIGPEGGLAREEVATLQALGARPVTLGRRILRTETAALAALAVMAYLDGELG; encoded by the coding sequence GTGGTCCGACTCCTCGTCCCGCTCCCGGAGAGCGCTCCCACCGAGGTGACCCTCTCGGGTGACCGGCGCCACTACCTGCTGCACGTGTTGCGGCTCGGCGAGGGGGACGCGCTCGAGGTCTTCGACGGCGCGGGCCGGGCCTTCGACGCGCGCGTGGTGGCCGTGGAGGAGGACGCGGTGCGCCTGACGCTCGGAGAGGCCCGGCGGGCCCCCGCCTCGCGCGAGCTGCACATCCTCCAGGGACTGCCCAAGGGCGACAAGCTGGAGTGGGTCCTGCAGAAGGGCACGGAGCTGGGCGCCGCCGCCTTCCACCCCGTGGCCACCGCGCGCAGCGTGGTGAAGCTCGACCCCAAACGCGCCGAGGACCGCACCGCGCGGTGGATGAAGATCGTCGAGGAAGCGGCCCGGCAGTGCCGTCGCAACGACGTGCCCCATGTGCATCCACCGCGCCCACTCGCCGAGGCCACGCGCGTGCTCGCCCCGGGCACCGCCCTGCTGGTGCTCGATGAGGAGGAGTCCGCCACGCCCCTCGGCGAGGCCTTCCGTGCCTGCGCCCCGGGAGTGCCCGTGGCCCTCGTCATCGGCCCCGAGGGAGGGCTGGCGCGCGAGGAGGTGGCGACGCTCCAGGCGCTCGGTGCCCGGCCCGTCACCCTGGGCCGCCGCATCCTTCGCACGGAGACAGCCGCGCTCGCCGCGCTCGCGGTCATGGCGTATCTGGATGGGGAACTCGGCTAG
- a CDS encoding endonuclease/exonuclease/phosphatase family protein: MDRLPFGRGIIDGVPVAPPTHLPHREPIHVFQGFDALPPATGPRLLGSGVTLLVHHPSPRPPRDGLLRVMTYNILLGGERRALLEAYFATLEGSGRMPDVIALQEASQPTAMELARDYGFHVAYQGRDLDGPVVNGKAILSRYPLLEAAHFTYDFPAEARAAAATRQGFMGELDEDRGALFALIDLHGHPVALYNVHHSLGDSGINAGQLWQLQALVHAREGVPSIALGDFNANINVKQHYSLLPNPLRKHEPTETVLDYESRYGDVHPSVGDWGVGNIADVRVRRALHALEHELPDPLRRARELRVRMPDGSLMSPDEAREMLVNGQYPKHSAMWMRLQDVADMSTLNSLPDGAGVVPATGKRFDTFFASRELEPVLLEVDHSTDASDHLPSVADFELRAPRH, encoded by the coding sequence TTGGACCGTCTCCCCTTCGGGCGGGGCATCATCGACGGCGTTCCCGTCGCGCCACCCACCCACCTGCCGCACCGCGAGCCCATCCACGTCTTCCAGGGCTTCGACGCGCTTCCACCCGCCACGGGACCCCGGCTGCTGGGCAGCGGCGTCACCCTGCTGGTGCATCACCCCAGCCCCCGGCCCCCCCGGGACGGGCTCCTGCGGGTGATGACGTACAACATCCTGCTGGGTGGAGAGCGCCGGGCGTTGCTGGAGGCCTACTTCGCCACGCTCGAGGGCAGTGGGCGGATGCCGGACGTCATCGCCCTCCAGGAGGCGAGTCAACCCACCGCCATGGAGCTCGCGCGGGACTACGGCTTCCACGTGGCCTACCAGGGCCGGGACCTCGACGGGCCCGTGGTCAATGGCAAGGCCATCCTCAGCCGTTACCCGCTCCTGGAGGCGGCGCACTTCACCTATGACTTCCCCGCCGAGGCCCGCGCCGCCGCCGCCACGCGCCAGGGCTTCATGGGCGAGCTGGACGAGGACCGGGGCGCCCTCTTCGCGCTCATCGACCTGCACGGCCACCCGGTGGCGCTCTACAACGTGCACCACTCCCTGGGTGACAGCGGCATCAACGCCGGCCAGCTCTGGCAGCTCCAGGCGCTCGTGCACGCACGCGAGGGCGTGCCTTCCATCGCCCTGGGCGACTTCAACGCCAACATCAACGTCAAGCAGCACTACTCGCTGCTGCCCAACCCCCTGCGCAAGCACGAGCCCACCGAGACGGTGCTCGACTATGAGTCGCGCTACGGCGACGTCCACCCGAGCGTGGGCGACTGGGGCGTGGGCAACATCGCCGACGTGCGCGTGCGGCGCGCGCTCCACGCGCTCGAGCATGAGCTGCCGGATCCCCTCCGCCGGGCCCGGGAGCTGCGGGTGCGCATGCCGGACGGCTCGCTCATGAGCCCGGACGAGGCGCGCGAGATGCTCGTGAATGGCCAGTATCCCAAGCACTCGGCGATGTGGATGCGCCTGCAGGACGTGGCGGACATGTCCACCCTCAACTCCCTGCCCGACGGCGCCGGTGTCGTGCCCGCCACCGGCAAGCGCTTCGACACCTTCTTCGCCTCGCGCGAGCTGGAGCCCGTGCTGCTCGAGGTGGACCACTCCACCGATGCGTCGGATCACCTGCCGTCCGTCGCCGATTTCGAGCTGCGAGCCCCGCGGCACTGA
- a CDS encoding DUF962 domain-containing protein: protein MMNPRTRALFDEYASSHQHPTNRLTHKIAIPLIVLHIVAMLDWVRLASVPQLPGGVLTLAPGVWLLATAWYLRADPKLGALVSAAMLLCIPLGRLLPVWAVIALAVGGWLVQLAGHSVWEKKSPSFLTNMVHALVGPLFFVAVLTGDYALAPRESGTPQPVR, encoded by the coding sequence ATGATGAATCCACGCACGCGGGCCCTCTTCGACGAGTACGCCTCCTCCCACCAGCATCCCACCAACCGGCTCACCCATAAGATCGCCATCCCCCTCATCGTCCTGCACATCGTCGCCATGCTGGACTGGGTGAGGCTCGCGTCCGTGCCGCAACTTCCGGGAGGCGTGCTCACGCTCGCCCCCGGGGTCTGGCTGCTCGCCACGGCCTGGTACCTGAGGGCCGACCCGAAGCTGGGAGCGCTCGTGTCCGCCGCCATGCTGCTGTGCATCCCGCTCGGCCGGCTGCTGCCCGTCTGGGCCGTCATCGCCCTCGCCGTGGGCGGATGGCTCGTGCAGCTCGCCGGACACTCCGTCTGGGAGAAGAAGTCCCCGTCCTTCCTCACCAACATGGTGCACGCGCTCGTGGGGCCGCTCTTCTTCGTGGCCGTGCTCACGGGGGACTACGCGCTCGCTCCCCGGGAATCCGGGACGCCTCAACCGGTCCGGTAG
- the prmA gene encoding 50S ribosomal protein L11 methyltransferase gives MTGTYQTLTVDLPEAESEAAQDLLHELGIMGLEVRDREAPVMPGVRAPVAGEAILVAYFEDAATASEAREEVAQAFPRARLQLAEELQQDWSNAWKAHIKSVQVGRLWVGPPWDVPNAPADRVRLVIEPKMAFGTGDHPTTSLCLGAVDTYMAEHPGASVLDVGTGTGVLAIAAKKLGAGRVVGTDNDPVSVELARENAEVNATPELELSGKSLESVQGPFDLVVANILANTLIELAPLITAHVKDRLLLAGVLAHQKAEVEAAYVKLGLVAEAGAQQGEWVRLDFHRG, from the coding sequence ATGACGGGGACGTATCAGACCCTCACGGTGGATCTGCCGGAGGCGGAGTCGGAAGCGGCGCAGGATCTACTGCACGAGTTGGGCATCATGGGACTGGAAGTGCGGGATCGAGAGGCGCCAGTCATGCCCGGAGTCCGGGCCCCCGTCGCGGGGGAAGCCATCCTCGTGGCCTACTTCGAGGACGCGGCCACGGCCAGCGAGGCCCGCGAGGAAGTCGCCCAGGCGTTCCCCAGGGCGCGGCTGCAACTGGCGGAGGAGCTCCAACAAGACTGGAGCAACGCCTGGAAGGCCCACATCAAGTCCGTGCAGGTGGGGCGGCTCTGGGTGGGCCCTCCCTGGGACGTGCCGAACGCTCCGGCGGACCGGGTGCGGCTCGTCATCGAGCCGAAGATGGCCTTTGGCACCGGCGACCACCCCACCACCTCGCTGTGCCTGGGTGCGGTGGACACCTACATGGCGGAACACCCGGGAGCGAGCGTGCTGGACGTGGGCACGGGCACGGGGGTGCTGGCGATCGCCGCGAAGAAGCTGGGAGCCGGGCGGGTGGTGGGCACGGACAACGATCCGGTCTCCGTGGAGCTGGCGCGGGAGAACGCCGAGGTGAACGCGACCCCGGAGCTGGAGCTGTCCGGCAAGTCGCTGGAGTCGGTCCAGGGCCCCTTCGACCTGGTGGTGGCCAACATCCTCGCCAACACGCTCATCGAGCTGGCGCCGCTCATCACCGCCCACGTGAAGGACCGGCTCTTGCTCGCGGGCGTGCTCGCGCACCAGAAGGCCGAGGTGGAGGCCGCGTACGTGAAGCTCGGTCTGGTGGCGGAAGCGGGAGCCCAGCAGGGCGAGTGGGTGCGGTTGGACTTCCACCGGGGTTAG
- a CDS encoding pilus assembly FimT family protein, whose protein sequence is MKRTRRNTGFTIVEMATVVGIIAVLAALSYAALEVLPQRTRLTGGALEFSAVISSARSHAYGRNQRVAVILNADGPNLGDPIRYWVVVDNWSNLIQTLAANPDWQTLNDLKPGAPAPAGSSYTVFDSGNFNASVRVLNMGFASAVTGVKAKGCKEALTDKIGLAKGPSVGVSETFPPPFCFVPDNSACTFCSGDGTSGKPLRGVVLFEPDGSVSFANATGVVSPEGAASLVLRATGTGGAESAQAIVMTNTGLVRTFSASAR, encoded by the coding sequence ATGAAGCGAACCCGTCGCAACACTGGCTTCACCATTGTCGAGATGGCCACCGTGGTGGGCATCATCGCGGTGCTCGCCGCGCTCTCGTACGCCGCACTGGAGGTGCTGCCTCAGCGCACGCGCCTGACGGGTGGCGCGCTCGAGTTCTCCGCCGTCATCTCCAGCGCGCGCTCGCACGCCTATGGCCGCAATCAGCGCGTGGCGGTGATTCTCAACGCGGATGGGCCCAACCTGGGCGATCCCATCCGGTACTGGGTGGTGGTGGATAACTGGTCCAACCTGATCCAGACGCTCGCGGCGAATCCGGACTGGCAGACGCTCAATGACCTGAAGCCCGGTGCGCCGGCGCCCGCGGGCTCGTCGTACACGGTCTTTGACTCTGGCAACTTCAACGCCTCGGTGCGCGTGCTCAACATGGGCTTCGCGAGTGCCGTCACCGGGGTGAAGGCCAAGGGTTGTAAGGAGGCACTGACCGACAAGATCGGCCTGGCCAAGGGTCCCTCCGTGGGTGTCTCGGAGACCTTCCCGCCGCCGTTCTGTTTCGTGCCCGACAACTCGGCATGTACCTTCTGCTCCGGGGACGGTACGTCGGGCAAGCCGCTGCGCGGTGTCGTCCTGTTCGAGCCGGATGGCTCCGTGTCCTTCGCCAACGCGACGGGAGTTGTTTCCCCGGAGGGCGCGGCCTCGCTCGTCCTGCGGGCCACGGGCACGGGCGGCGCGGAAAGTGCCCAGGCCATCGTCATGACCAACACGGGTCTCGTGCGGACCTTTTCGGCGTCCGCGAGGTGA
- a CDS encoding type IV pilus modification PilV family protein, giving the protein MQRRTFFRSRPGFTTIESLIAAVVFLVGLVGLLSALIQARGATSQARRLMQATDVANDLSEQIQLWNFDDPNKRLDDNVGECASDPLDKDGKLLDPDPDISSGYIACMHGELTLTQDGAKFGGLKTPVFKDADGSETEFKRYYIVHTVNVREGVKRKQVWVKVRYMEAGQPRVVTTQTLLVQMGGV; this is encoded by the coding sequence ATGCAGCGACGGACCTTCTTCCGCTCCCGGCCCGGCTTCACGACGATCGAGTCGCTCATCGCCGCCGTGGTGTTCCTCGTGGGGCTCGTGGGGCTGCTCAGCGCGCTCATCCAGGCGCGCGGTGCCACCTCCCAGGCGCGTCGGCTCATGCAGGCCACCGACGTCGCCAACGACCTCTCCGAGCAGATCCAACTCTGGAACTTCGACGATCCCAACAAACGGCTGGATGACAACGTGGGCGAGTGCGCGTCGGACCCGCTGGACAAGGACGGCAAACTGCTCGATCCGGACCCGGATATCTCCTCCGGCTACATCGCGTGCATGCACGGTGAGCTCACGCTCACGCAGGATGGCGCCAAGTTCGGGGGCCTGAAGACGCCCGTCTTCAAGGACGCGGACGGGAGTGAAACCGAGTTCAAGCGCTACTACATCGTGCACACGGTGAACGTGCGCGAGGGCGTCAAGCGCAAGCAGGTCTGGGTGAAGGTGCGCTACATGGAAGCGGGTCAGCCGCGCGTGGTCACCACCCAGACGTTGCTCGTTCAAATGGGAGGCGTGTGA
- a CDS encoding prepilin-type N-terminal cleavage/methylation domain-containing protein: MRRQRRGFTLIELMVSSAVTFVTVLAVSAAFLGYTQSFYTQAGIRGGQASLRQTHLMVVRNLRMAGYGMEPFRAFEFSPELSRESLTAVNRSDQLVFRMRNPSFNAFAASVSATSITLASPSRSVLRKGQILQVVCPGGSVLTYAQMSEDRPKGATELPLEAADAGGKFPRINDFTPSCFGTAGGSTISVFKIDVYHYSVRLIDDDGVPSTPGRPYLFRRHGLGEKKPLEENFGEPVAEDIEAMRVTFLREDGSSFVPDSSAPHPDYGTPLDSELRKNNSPANIRAVLIGLVARSSTRDAGASTSVMNQIPAFGRSGLDDTQEAGFSEDPITKLPVPHGFRRIVSEMTVQVRNMRSSQLPLPLYTRDAGSATVCKGDLPGDNLNCAGG; this comes from the coding sequence ATGCGGCGGCAGCGGCGAGGCTTCACGCTCATCGAGTTGATGGTGAGTTCCGCCGTGACGTTCGTCACGGTGCTCGCGGTGTCCGCGGCGTTCCTCGGCTACACCCAGTCCTTCTACACGCAGGCGGGTATCCGGGGAGGGCAGGCGTCGCTGCGGCAGACGCACCTGATGGTGGTGCGCAACCTGCGCATGGCGGGCTACGGCATGGAGCCGTTCCGGGCCTTCGAGTTCTCGCCGGAGCTGTCGCGCGAGTCCCTGACGGCCGTCAACCGCTCGGACCAGCTCGTGTTCCGGATGCGCAACCCCTCGTTCAACGCCTTCGCCGCCAGTGTCTCGGCCACGTCCATCACTCTGGCCAGTCCCTCGCGGTCCGTGCTGCGCAAGGGGCAGATCCTCCAGGTGGTGTGCCCGGGCGGGAGCGTGTTGACCTACGCGCAAATGAGCGAGGACAGACCCAAGGGCGCCACGGAGTTGCCGTTGGAGGCGGCCGACGCCGGCGGCAAGTTCCCTCGGATCAACGATTTCACCCCGAGTTGTTTCGGTACCGCCGGAGGCTCGACGATCTCCGTCTTCAAGATCGACGTGTACCATTACTCCGTGCGCCTCATCGACGATGACGGGGTGCCGTCCACTCCAGGCCGCCCCTACCTCTTCCGTCGGCACGGGCTGGGGGAAAAGAAGCCCCTGGAGGAGAACTTTGGCGAGCCGGTGGCCGAGGACATCGAGGCGATGCGCGTCACCTTCCTGCGGGAAGATGGCTCGTCGTTCGTGCCGGACTCCTCGGCTCCCCATCCGGACTACGGCACGCCCCTGGACAGCGAGCTGCGCAAGAACAACAGCCCGGCCAACATCCGCGCCGTGCTGATTGGCCTCGTGGCGCGCAGCAGCACCCGCGATGCGGGCGCGAGCACGTCCGTGATGAACCAGATTCCCGCGTTCGGACGCAGCGGCCTGGATGATACCCAGGAGGCCGGGTTCTCCGAGGACCCCATCACCAAGCTGCCGGTGCCCCACGGTTTCCGGCGGATTGTGTCCGAAATGACGGTCCAGGTGCGTAACATGCGCTCTTCGCAGCTGCCGCTGCCGCTCTACACTCGCGACGCGGGCTCCGCGACGGTCTGCAAGGGTGACCTTCCCGGAGACAACCTCAATTGTGCTGGTGGCTAG
- a CDS encoding M16 family metallopeptidase — translation MAQRYTLSNGLTVVFQEQHAARVAAFQVWVKVGSADERPDQAGLAHLHEHMLFKGTARRAPGEIARDVEAHGGEINAWTSFDQTVYHIVIASQFARMGLDILSDAVRASSFDADELAREIEVVCEEIKRGQDTPARRASRDLFATVYQEHPYRHPVIGTTESVRSFTRDKVLEFYRRHYTPRNLVLSASGDFTEAELRGWVEEFFGGDWGRPHEGGITRAKEPAVTHRRIHLRPDEVKEAYLNLAFPIPQSDHPDVPALDALAMIAGQGDASRLVLEVKRKRGLVNDLHAYAYTPRDPGLFATSLTLPAANLAQALEETVRGLAALRTTPVPEEELATVKSLIESEAIYQHETVQGLARKMGHYQSSLGDLEAEARYYEAIARLTPEHIQDVASRYLRFEHAILTGLLPPGTTFGAEQAEEILDRVPREAPAAPLERRAPKPASALPRAPTSGPRTSPGRVVEETLPSGARILVREEHAVPLFAMRAVFPGGLRYETAENNGLTTLLARCLTRGTPSHDAEEISHLIDGFAGSLSGQGGRNSVGLRGEFLSHHFPSAFRLFADCLNQPLFPESEVARERALLLQDILTREDKPSGMAFDLFGRTLFQTHPYRLPGLGEQASVERLSADALRAYHAAHMDPSQLTLSVVGDVSVDEVLALAHEAFGASRGRARPPPEVRLEPLPESPRMNKRQLARAQAHLVLGFPGVRLDDPRRHALEVLSTLLSGQGGRLFVELRDKRSMAYSISSFSVEGVDPGYFAVYMGTSPEKLDAALEGIRAELTRVRDEPIAETELTRARRHLIGTHEIGLQRNGARAALIALDACYGLGQENFLHYAERVAAVTAEDVRAVARQLIDFERGALAIVGP, via the coding sequence ATGGCTCAACGCTACACACTCTCCAATGGACTCACCGTCGTCTTCCAGGAGCAGCACGCCGCCCGGGTAGCCGCATTCCAGGTGTGGGTCAAGGTCGGCAGCGCGGATGAACGCCCCGACCAGGCCGGGCTCGCCCACCTGCACGAGCACATGCTCTTCAAGGGCACCGCGCGCCGCGCGCCGGGGGAAATCGCCCGCGATGTGGAGGCCCATGGCGGGGAGATCAACGCCTGGACGTCCTTCGACCAGACCGTCTACCACATCGTCATCGCCAGCCAGTTCGCCCGCATGGGGCTGGACATCCTGAGCGACGCCGTCCGCGCCTCGTCCTTCGACGCGGACGAGCTGGCGCGGGAAATCGAGGTGGTGTGCGAGGAGATCAAACGAGGGCAGGACACGCCGGCCCGGCGCGCCTCGCGCGACCTCTTCGCCACCGTGTACCAGGAGCACCCCTACCGCCACCCCGTCATCGGCACCACCGAGAGTGTGCGGAGCTTCACCCGCGACAAGGTGCTCGAGTTCTACCGCCGACACTACACGCCCAGGAACCTGGTGCTCTCGGCCTCGGGAGACTTCACCGAGGCGGAGCTGCGCGGGTGGGTGGAGGAGTTCTTCGGCGGGGATTGGGGCCGGCCCCATGAGGGCGGCATCACCCGCGCGAAGGAGCCCGCGGTCACCCACCGCCGCATCCACCTGAGGCCGGACGAGGTGAAGGAGGCCTACCTCAACCTCGCCTTCCCCATCCCCCAGTCGGACCATCCGGACGTGCCCGCGCTGGACGCGCTCGCGATGATCGCCGGACAGGGCGATGCCTCGCGGCTGGTGCTGGAGGTCAAACGCAAGCGCGGCCTCGTCAATGATCTGCACGCGTACGCGTATACCCCGAGGGATCCCGGCCTCTTCGCCACGAGCCTCACCCTGCCCGCCGCGAACCTGGCCCAGGCGCTGGAGGAGACGGTGCGGGGACTCGCCGCGCTGCGCACCACGCCCGTGCCCGAGGAGGAACTCGCCACGGTGAAGTCGCTCATCGAATCCGAGGCCATCTACCAGCACGAGACGGTGCAGGGGCTCGCGCGCAAGATGGGCCACTACCAGTCCTCCCTGGGAGACCTGGAGGCGGAGGCGCGCTACTACGAGGCCATCGCGCGGCTGACGCCCGAACACATCCAGGACGTGGCCTCGCGCTACCTGCGCTTCGAGCACGCCATCCTCACCGGCCTGTTGCCGCCAGGCACCACCTTCGGCGCCGAGCAGGCCGAGGAAATCCTCGACCGGGTGCCCCGCGAGGCCCCCGCCGCCCCGCTCGAGCGCCGCGCCCCCAAACCCGCTTCCGCCCTCCCCCGGGCTCCGACCTCGGGCCCCCGGACCTCCCCGGGCCGCGTGGTGGAAGAGACGCTGCCCTCGGGCGCGCGCATCCTCGTGCGCGAGGAGCACGCCGTGCCCCTCTTCGCCATGCGCGCCGTGTTTCCCGGAGGCCTGCGCTACGAGACGGCGGAGAACAACGGCCTCACCACGTTGCTCGCGCGCTGCCTCACCCGTGGCACGCCCTCTCACGACGCGGAGGAGATCTCCCACCTCATCGACGGTTTCGCCGGCTCGCTCTCGGGCCAGGGCGGCCGCAACTCGGTGGGCCTGCGGGGCGAGTTCCTCTCGCACCACTTCCCGTCCGCCTTCCGCCTCTTCGCGGACTGCCTCAACCAGCCCCTCTTCCCCGAGTCCGAGGTGGCGCGCGAGCGCGCCCTGCTCCTGCAGGACATCCTCACGCGCGAGGACAAGCCCAGTGGCATGGCGTTCGATCTCTTCGGCCGCACGCTCTTCCAGACGCACCCCTACCGGCTGCCGGGCCTGGGCGAGCAGGCCTCGGTGGAGCGGCTGAGCGCGGACGCGCTGCGCGCCTACCACGCCGCGCACATGGACCCGTCCCAGCTCACCCTGAGCGTAGTGGGCGACGTGTCGGTGGACGAGGTGCTCGCGCTCGCGCACGAGGCCTTTGGCGCGTCCCGGGGCCGGGCGCGACCTCCGCCCGAGGTGCGGCTCGAGCCCCTTCCCGAGTCACCGCGGATGAACAAGCGGCAGCTCGCGCGCGCCCAGGCGCACCTGGTGCTGGGCTTCCCCGGCGTGCGGCTGGATGACCCGCGGCGGCACGCGCTGGAGGTGCTGTCCACGCTGCTCAGCGGCCAGGGCGGACGGCTCTTCGTGGAGCTGCGTGACAAGCGCTCCATGGCCTACAGCATCAGCAGCTTCTCCGTGGAGGGAGTGGATCCGGGCTACTTCGCCGTCTACATGGGCACGAGTCCGGAGAAGCTGGACGCCGCGCTCGAGGGCATCCGCGCGGAGCTCACCCGCGTGCGCGACGAGCCCATTGCCGAGACCGAGCTGACGCGCGCGCGGCGACACCTCATCGGCACGCATGAGATTGGCCTGCAGCGCAACGGCGCGCGCGCCGCGCTCATCGCGCTGGATGCCTGCTATGGGCTCGGCCAGGAGAACTTCCTGCACTACGCCGAGCGCGTGGCGGCGGTGACGGCCGAGGACGTGCGCGCGGTGGCCCGCCAGCTCATCGACTTCGAGCGCGGCGCGCTCGCCATCGTCGGCCCCTGA
- the hemW gene encoding radical SAM family heme chaperone HemW: MGFAGPIDPLTGTPAARFGLYVHFPYCVSKCPYCDFAVAVVREVPEERYARAVLTELDARLAADPSLRERPLESLFLGGGTPSLWHPRWVAHVLEGVAARLRVAPDAEVSLEANPSLADAERFAGYRAAGVNRLSLGMQSFQAETLQALGREHTGPQAVAAYEMARRADFPVVSMDFIYGVHGQSRAQVEEDARQAVALAPEHLSTYALTVEREVLAVATPLSRQLDAGTLALPPDETVVEMAQTLRDVYADGGLLRYEISNHARPGLGSRHNALYWTGGEYLALGVGATGMLLTSAPGAPPQGYRYVNPRGSGAYLRAVEEGSALTAASREDLGAQELFEERLSMGLRLRSGVDWEAVCARYGQSPEPRRAEVARLVKHGLARLEGARLVLTDAGADVHSAICARLL, from the coding sequence ATGGGGTTCGCGGGTCCGATCGATCCCCTGACGGGGACTCCGGCGGCGCGCTTCGGGCTGTACGTGCACTTTCCCTACTGCGTGTCGAAGTGCCCCTATTGCGACTTCGCGGTGGCGGTGGTGCGCGAGGTGCCCGAGGAGCGCTACGCCCGCGCGGTGCTCACGGAGCTGGACGCGCGGCTGGCGGCGGACCCCTCGTTGCGCGAGCGGCCCCTGGAGTCCCTCTTCCTCGGCGGTGGTACCCCGTCGCTCTGGCATCCGCGCTGGGTGGCGCACGTGCTGGAGGGCGTGGCGGCGCGGCTGCGCGTGGCGCCGGACGCGGAGGTGTCCCTGGAGGCCAACCCGAGCCTCGCGGACGCCGAGCGCTTCGCGGGCTACCGGGCCGCGGGCGTCAATCGGCTGTCGCTGGGCATGCAGTCCTTCCAGGCGGAAACGCTCCAGGCGCTGGGCCGCGAGCACACCGGTCCCCAGGCGGTGGCCGCGTACGAGATGGCGCGGCGGGCGGACTTCCCCGTGGTGTCCATGGACTTCATCTACGGCGTGCATGGCCAGTCCCGGGCCCAGGTGGAGGAGGATGCGCGTCAGGCGGTGGCGCTCGCGCCCGAGCACCTGTCCACCTATGCGCTCACCGTGGAGCGCGAGGTGCTGGCCGTGGCCACGCCCCTGTCCCGGCAGCTCGACGCGGGCACCCTGGCCCTGCCTCCGGACGAGACCGTGGTGGAGATGGCCCAGACCCTGCGGGACGTCTACGCCGACGGCGGCCTGCTGCGCTACGAGATCTCCAACCACGCCCGGCCGGGCCTGGGCTCGCGGCACAACGCGCTGTACTGGACGGGCGGCGAATACCTCGCGCTGGGCGTGGGGGCCACCGGCATGTTGCTCACCTCGGCGCCGGGCGCGCCTCCCCAGGGCTACCGCTACGTGAACCCTCGCGGCTCGGGGGCGTACCTGCGCGCGGTGGAGGAGGGGAGCGCGCTCACGGCGGCCAGCCGTGAGGACCTGGGCGCCCAGGAACTCTTCGAGGAGCGCTTGTCCATGGGGTTGCGGCTGCGCTCCGGAGTGGACTGGGAAGCGGTGTGCGCGCGCTACGGCCAGTCCCCGGAGCCTCGCCGCGCGGAGGTGGCGCGGCTGGTGAAACATGGCCTCGCCCGCCTCGAGGGCGCCCGGCTCGTGCTCACGGACGCGGGCGCGGACGTGCACAGCGCCATCTGCGCTCGGCTGCTGTGA
- a CDS encoding metallophosphoesterase: MPDLSPRLVALVVPLLLAAAPPAPRSEEGAPDTFSGVARVVAVGDVHGDVGALKDVLRMAGLINAKGRWIGGKAHLVQTGDIPDRGDHSREAYELLMRLEKEALAAGGRVHALLGNHEVMNMLGDLRYVAPAEMASYADQATQPDEAGGPRGLAGHRAAYGPEGRYGRWLRTHAAVVRINDTLFVHGGVAPGVPVNTLAELNAWVRRDLFPGNEPGGARHPQGPLWFRGYALGEEGAEEALDGVLSRFGARRMVMGHTTEREGKIRARFGGKAVLIDTGLSTGYGHHLAALELKGDKLTALYPDGRVELTSGTP, translated from the coding sequence ATGCCCGACCTATCCCCTCGCCTCGTGGCCCTGGTCGTTCCATTGCTCCTGGCGGCGGCGCCGCCCGCCCCCCGCTCGGAGGAGGGAGCGCCCGACACCTTTTCCGGCGTGGCGCGCGTGGTGGCGGTGGGCGATGTGCACGGAGACGTGGGCGCGCTGAAGGACGTGCTGCGGATGGCCGGACTCATCAACGCCAAGGGGCGCTGGATTGGAGGCAAGGCGCACCTGGTGCAGACGGGAGACATCCCGGACCGGGGAGATCACTCCCGGGAGGCCTACGAATTGCTGATGCGGCTGGAGAAGGAAGCCCTCGCCGCGGGCGGCCGGGTGCACGCGCTGCTGGGCAACCACGAGGTGATGAACATGCTCGGGGACTTGCGCTACGTGGCCCCCGCGGAGATGGCCTCGTACGCGGACCAGGCGACCCAACCGGACGAGGCCGGAGGCCCCCGGGGGCTCGCCGGCCATCGCGCCGCCTATGGACCCGAGGGACGCTACGGACGGTGGCTGCGCACGCACGCCGCGGTGGTGCGCATCAACGACACGCTGTTCGTGCACGGCGGCGTCGCCCCGGGCGTGCCCGTGAACACCCTGGCCGAGCTCAACGCGTGGGTGCGGCGGGATCTGTTCCCCGGCAACGAGCCCGGCGGCGCGCGGCATCCCCAGGGACCGCTGTGGTTCCGCGGCTACGCGCTCGGCGAGGAGGGAGCGGAGGAAGCACTCGACGGCGTGTTGAGCCGCTTCGGGGCCCGGCGGATGGTGATGGGGCACACCACGGAGCGCGAGGGGAAGATCCGCGCGCGCTTTGGCGGCAAGGCGGTGCTCATCGACACGGGCCTGAGCACGGGCTACGGCCACCACCTCGCGGCGCTGGAGCTCAAGGGCGACAAGCTCACCGCCCTCTATCCCGACGGGCGCGTGGAGCTCACGAGCGGCACGCCCTGA